AGTCTGGAGCTGAGTAAAGCCATGGAAGGTGTTGACCAAGTCACCCTGGAGGGGGTTTGCCTGAAGGTCTCTGCAAAGCACACACTGTTAGCACTGTGCTCTAGGAAAACACTTTACTTCCATTCACACATTTCTGGATGGTAATCCAGTTCTTATTCTCAGTTGTCCAAATGTAGACAATATTCAAACATCTTTTTAGCAGTCCATCCTCAAAGACTTTCCCATCAACCCTATGCCAAGGTCACCTTTTGGGAAGGAGGATAACTAACGACTTACATGATGATAGCAGTATGTGCTTGAGGAAAGTTTGGAACAGGGTCCTTCAGAGAGCAGTTCTGGAGATCCAGCCTGAGGAAATAAAGTAATTAGTGAAACTGTGTATCTTTCCCCTTCACCCAGGGTAAGCTATTACAACCCCCTTAACAGCTAATATTCATTGAACACACCTATGTCAGGACCACAAACTAGGCACTCTGGTAGATGTTTTCATCCTGCATTGTCCAATTAAGTAACCACTAACACATGTagctacttaaatttaaaaaattctgtccCTCATTTGCACTAGTCATATTTCTTCAATATCTATTGCTATTCCTTTACTTAATGGAATAGTGCCTTAGTATTTACTTAATGACTACTAACTGCAAATATTACTTAATGCCTACTAACTGCAAAAACTGggagaattaaaaataacattcagtATCTTAGCTTGCAAGTTGTTTACAATGTACTAGGGGAACAAGACCATcacccaaaataaaaaatatataaacattaaattgCAATGTGAACAGTATATAAAATTAACTTGAGTGGTACGGACACTAAAGATTagagaagtgaaaaattaaaagatattactCTGGCATTTAGTAGTACAGAGTATTCACAAAAGATGTTGGAATTAAAGGACAGATATGTCCTAATTTGATGGAGGAAGGCAAGTTTAGGTAGAGAGAGAGACTTGAACAGAGAAACAAAGGTGGCCTGCTTTTGGAGGTAGAAGGCTGAAGCCAGACTCTCCTGGAGGGTTTGAGTGGACAACTAATTGAAAGtagtgttggaaaaaaaaaaaagaaagtaatgttGGAAAGGTAAGTTGGGCCAGTCTATGATAGTTCCTGGTTTGTACTTTATCCTAGGGCCACAGACAATTATAAGTGTAATTTTAAAGCCAGAGCAATAATGGAAAgaaattagttttctgaaagttcaaTACAAATCAGTATTTAGATAGATAATGGAATGAGGAGAAAGGAAGCAAGACAATCTGAATCTGAAGTGAGGGTgctctgaaaaaggaaatgtttaatAGGAATCTATTATGTTTTCTCcacatatctggagaaaagtCAAAGGAAATTAAGAGAGATCTAGTTTTGGGAGACACCTGCATAATGGTTGAAGCTGTAAGAATAAGTGGATTCTCAAGAGTGTGAGGGGAAAACAATGCAGGAAGTAATCTGTATAAGGggacaaaaagagaaatttgCCTCAAATATGAATtaatgagaagaggaagaaagccaTATTTCATAGTGTCCTGGAGGCCAAAGGAGTCATTTCATGGAGACACTACAGTAAATAAGCCAGAGAGTtgataataaacaaaaaatataaggttaaaaaatgctcaaaattatgACTTTTATGCATTTTTCAACCAGGAAGAACCACAGGGTtatttaaagtgttagtcactcagtatgGGTTTCacacttttcaaccccatggactgtagccccccaggctcctctgtccatgggattctccaggcaataatactggagtgggttgccatttccttctccaagtgatcttcccaacccaggtctcctggactgtaggcagattcttcacttaTCACGGTTTAGATGCATCAAAAATATGTATGAATATTTATCCCCAAAGCCAATCAGGCAAGCCTTGAAGAATCCGGTTTGGGAACTCTTTTCCAGTACCCAGGGAGGTCTTCTCCTCCCTCACCCCAGGATGGTGCCTTCCCCATTCAGGCAGCAGCGGGCTCGCAGCGTTAGCTCTGGTGTCCTTTTACAATAAAGAGCCACTTCTGACAAATTTTGCACACTCCCTGGACACTGGGTGCATATCTGCAGAAGacagaaaactattagaactccagaaagaaaagccggggggggggggggggggggaggggaggaaacagGCTCAAACGTTAACTGCCAGTATATGCTCCAGAATTCCTCTAACACAGGGCCTTTATGTCAGATTTACAGAAGACATATTTCTTCCTCTGGAACCAGGCGCCAAAACAGCGCACCGGAGAATTTCTGTACCGGATCTTGTCCAGGGAAGGATCTCATCTCTGAGAATTACTATTCGAACACACTTATAATGTCCTCTCCAACGACTTCTCAACCTGCCAGCCCCATGTGACCGGGTGTAAAAGGACTGCAGGTACACAAAGAACTCATCAAGCATTACAGAAAGTACAGTCCTACCAACGCACGCTATCCAGCGGCATTAGAACGCAGCAAGCTTGCAGAACGGCCGGAGGACTCATTTGTGGAAAGAACTTATAGTTATTCGAATATTAAGGAGCAAGGAGGTCAAATTTCAAACGTCTTTGGACGTCAGCAGAGCGAAAGCGCTGGGAGACAGCGGCGTTGAGTACTCGGGAGTGGGAGCCGTCTGGGTGACGGCTAGGGAGGCCCCAGGAACGAAATCGGGGCTGCGGCAGGCAGGGTAGAGGGGAGAGCCGAGTGCCGGCGAGCAATTCTTTTTCAACCCAACCTTTAATCTGCTTCAGTACCTCGGGTAGCGCCAAAGCCCTTCCCACGCTCAGAACGAAGAGCAGGGCTGCAGCCCAGGGAACCAAGCTCAAAGGACTGCAGAGCCCGCAAGGGGCCATTTTTCGCTCCTTCCGACCTTCTCCACTGATCGCGAGACGCGCGTGCGGCCCTGCCTCCCACCGTGTCACGCCCCCGTGCGGGGCGTGGCCTGGCCCGCCCGGCTAGTCAGGTGGGTTGCTCGGTGCTGGGAGAGCTGGGGTTACCTTTAGTCGTGGAGGTCAGCGCATTTTTTTGTTGTCGTTGGGGGCCCCAGTCCTAGTTCGGGGGACTGACCACACCCTTCTCTCCCCTTAAGCGAAGACCTCTTTGCCACCGGTTTCTCAGCGCCGCGTTCCATGCTCCCGGACGTCGGGATAGCGTCTCTGAAGCAACTCGGGGTTAATCCATCTGCCCGCAGTAAACATGGCGGCGCGGGGACGGGCAGGGGGCGGGACTCCGCTGTCAACCGGCCTGGCGTGGCCGGGCCCGCTCTCCCGCGGAGGCATGACCCACGTGTGGAGATCGGGCAGGAGGGCCGGTCGAGGGCGGGCCGTGAGGGGTTGGGTTGGAGCACACAGGCTGCGGAGAGTGGCGTCAGGGCGGGGAGGAGCAGAAAGATGAGGAGCGGGGTGGGCCGGCTCCTAGCCTGGAGTCCGGGGAAGGTGAGCGTGCAGGCGGCGAGGTGGTAGTGGTTGTGCCACCTCGCgtgtggagggaaggagagaagtcaGGAAATAAAGAGGGTAAGGGTGATGGGGGAGCAAAGGACGAAGGGCAAATCCTGTCGGGAGGAGACGAGCCTGGGGACGCTCGGGGCACCCTGTCCCTTTCAGCTCAGTCCTGAAACCACGCGGCGTCCGGTGCTCTGGCGAGGAGGTGGAAGCGGGATAGATGGTCCCCTAAGTCCTCATCTCCTTTGTCTTCCCAGAAAAGGAGCGATGCAGATCTCGGGAAGAACGACAAGACCTTCTTAGTCTTGGCTGGGCCCTGGAGGTAAGGGGAAGACGAGGGCTATCCCGTGGTGGCACGAGGCCCCGACCGAAGGGGCGCTGAGGGAGCCCCGTGGCGGAAGGGACTGAGTGTGGGCTTTGGTTAGGGCCAGCAAAAACTCATCAAAGCTAATCAAAGCTCGTCTTCTAGCCTGGCTCCACTTCTACCTACCCCCAAGTGTCTGGAATCTAAAAGCATTTACTTTCAGAGGGCTGGCACATTTACTAAGGCATTAGTTACTAGCGTTTTAATGAGGACCTCTAGAGCCTTTCAGACTTTGCGGGATTCTAGGCACAAAGACAGATTTTGAAGGCATCTTTTGGGGAAGATTGGTCCTCCGGTGGCCCCTTTGCCTTTTGTAGGGGGCAAAGCAATTCATTTTGCTACCAAAGTGAGAGTGTGATTAGGGTGGTTAGGAATGATTCTCTTTCTTGTCTGTGtatatcagatttttaaaaagagccccCTACAGCCTATTTGGTGCCCTGTGTGTTAGAGTTTTAGTGAAACAGCTTTTCTGTTACTTTTAGCACCTCTCAGAGAGAGGTGAGTTTTTTAAAGGTTAGAAGGTCCCTGTCCTGCTCTTAGAACCGTGTCTGGTGAAGGTTTTGTTACTGGGTCAGGTTTTTCCTGTCTTGCCTGGCTCTTTCTTCAGCCATCCAGGAGGGTTCTCTGCGTCTCATGCAAATAGAATTCTCAGGAAGTCCTGCCAGTTTACCCCAGCAGCAGAGGGTCTGCATTTCTGTACATCTTGTTTTCCATTCTATACTTtgaccttccttcctttctgcaaCTACCTGCCTAGCCATATCATTAATCCTTTACGTCTGTACATTATTTGTACACAACAGACATATTTCCTCTTACTCTCCAGTAGTTCCTATCACCTCTATCATAGCAATGAAAACCTTGCGAAAGAAGAGTGAGAAAACTCGAGATGTTGCAATGTAGCAAAGCCCCGGGCATCTTTAGGTTAAACCTGCGTAGCCTGTTGGGAACACAGGCTACTGTGTTCTGGGGACTCACATTTGTGACTTAGTAGAACATGTGATTCAAGAGTTGCTGACTTGTTTTCACCTCTTCGTTGGCCCCAGGAGGTTCAGGGTTCAGGTTTGGTCTGCATGAAGCCATATCTTGCCACGCAGGCAACATATATCCAAGAACACAGGGTAGGAGAGCCGGAAGACAGCGAGGCTGATCTTTCTCCTAGTGGGCAAGAACAGAAGATGTGATTTATGTTAATCTGTCTC
This window of the Bubalus bubalis isolate 160015118507 breed Murrah chromosome 12, NDDB_SH_1, whole genome shotgun sequence genome carries:
- the ATRAID gene encoding all-trans retinoic acid-induced differentiation factor, translated to MAPCGLCSPLSLVPWAAALLFVLSVGRALALPEICTQCPGSVQNLSEVALYCKRTPELTLRARCCLNGEGTILGLDLQNCSLKDPVPNFPQAHTAIIIDLQANPLQGDLVNTFHGFTQLQTLILPQDVNCPGGINAWDTITFYINNQSCEGQRNICNTTEDPEICPENGSCVPDGPGLLQCVCADGFHGYKCMRQGSFPLFMFFGILGSTTLSISILLWGTQRRKAKAS